A window from Purpureocillium takamizusanense chromosome 3, complete sequence encodes these proteins:
- a CDS encoding uncharacterized protein (COG:K~EggNog:ENOG503P0YF) yields MPPWTSANDLRPRRSVLPDAAPTATTIAPQPAEAPPPTSEVPEAAPRWAASHLDSSTTIAEQPRSAAVSLDATEKENPHIVGPATAGDSHFLEDYLSSIQEGGHGRAIRPILPGVTSTPVMFMRVRKRPVGLAVDLNPSSAELQTIVKLLEPWQDAVLNLYFSRGNGCFPVLDEGYFREYVSRSRVSPAVVACLYAHAMCYWSSDPNLSRHHRPDARFIWNLALEALYSELHISPGMPSIIAILLNIGGRPTTTMVGNGMLLGCAISLAHSLGLNRNPIAWNITEGEKTFRMQIWWCLVIHDRWTSLTYGTPPHIRQSHHDVPIPKANQHDERAQVFEALASLTIVLGAYIEQLYAAGDVTDRDPALAFSLDIWTDTLFGELRRIIVRGMNLDTPGAANLRLCYLAARFFMCRVELSTEVDDYIPGQSPNDRLLKTRRMAEDIVHFVRELTAKQLGDFWLPTAAFVFSSTTTFLVRLAVQAELPTCETSMQSLSLSLAHDLVTSLRSHKDLYGWELGDICIAQYGDVVDKLWSQNPASHLDPAWLDSAPFIPDPGFFESVIVDQWDPLAWCQAP; encoded by the coding sequence ATGCCGCCGTGGACCTCTGCGAATGATCTCCGGCCCAGACGTTCAGTCTTGCCCGATGCTGCTCCCACAGCTACAACGATCGCCCCCCAACCAGCTGAGGCTCCGCCTCCAACGAGCGAGGtccccgaggcggcgccgcggtggGCAGCATCCCACCTCGATTCTTCCACAACTATCGCTGAACAGCCCAGATCTGCCGCGGTGTCTCTCGATGCGACGGAAAAGGAGAACCCCCACATTGTCGGACCTGCCACGGCCGGGGACAGCCACTTTCTCGAGGACTACCTGTCGAGCATCCAGGagggcggccacggcaggGCCATCCGGCCGATCCTACCCGGTGTCACATCCACGCCGGTCATGTTCATGAGGGTCAGGAAAAGGCCTGTTGGTCTGGCGGTGGACCTGaacccgtcgtcggccgagcTGCAGACGATAGTGAAGCTTCTGGAACCGTGGCAAGATGCGGTGCTTAACCTGTACTTCTCCAGGGGCAACGGCTGCTTTCctgtcctcgacgaggggtACTTCCGCGAGTATGTTTCGCGATCCCGGGTGTcgcccgccgtggtggcGTGCCTATATGCGCATGCCATGTGCTATTGGAGCTCTGATCCCAATTTGAGCCGGCACCATCGCCCTGACGCACGGTTCATCTGGAACCTGGCGTTGGAGGCGCTGTATTCGGAGCTGCACATCTCGCCAGGGATGCCATCTATCATTGCCATCCTGCTCAATATTGGAGGACGCCCAACAACGACCATGGTGGGCAACGGCATGCTGCTGGGCTGTGCCATCTCCTTGGCCCACAGCCTTGGTCTCAACCGGAACCCCATCGCCTGGAACATCACGGAAGGGGAGAAGACGTTCCGTATGCAGATCTGGTGGTGCTTGGTGATCCACGATCGGTGGACAAGCCTGACGTACGGCACGCCGCCTCATATCCGCCAGTCACATCACGACGTGCCCATACCCAAAGCTAACCAGCACGACGAGCGTGCTCAGGTgttcgaggcgctcgccagcCTTACTATTGTCCTGGGGGCCTACATCGAGCAGCTTTACGCAGCTGGCGACGTGACCGACAGAGATCCCGCTTTGGCCTTCAGTCTCGATATCTGGACCGACACACTATTCGGCGAACTCCGGAGGATCATTGTCCGTGGCATGAATCTTGACACACCTGGAGCGGCAAACCTCCGGTTATGCTATCTGGCCGCCAGATTCTTCATGTGTCGAGTCGAGCTGAGCACTGAAGTGGACGACTACATACCTGGTCAATCACCCAACGATCGCTTGCTCAAGACACGCAGAATGGCGGAGGACATTGTTCACTTTGTGCGCGAGTTGACGGCGAAGCAGCTGGGCGACTTCTGGCTCCCCACCGCGGCCTTTGTCTTCTCGTCCACGACCACCTTCCTGGTCCGGCTCGCCGTGCAGGCAGAGCTGCCTACTTGCGAGACGTCGATGCAAAGTCTGTCACTGTCGCTTGCGCATGACTTGGTGACATCGTTGCGCTCTCACAAGGATTTGTACGGATGGGAGCTGGGTGACATCTGCATCGCCCAGTACGGCGACGTTGTCGACAAGCTGTGGTCGCAGAACCCGGCCAGCCATCTAGACCCTGCGTGGCTTGACTCGGCGCCCTTCATACCCGACCCGGGCTTCTTTGAGTCGGTGATTGTGGACCAATGGGATCCACTTGCCTGGTGTCAGGCTCCCTGA
- a CDS encoding uncharacterized protein (EggNog:ENOG503PFZR): MHDCGIVQDVSHGEASGTPHPVSDATKGTVENRLQSGENAPGQLSWFPFPSDDIGDLALDFDIGYDSLGVYPEEDALQFMTLNAESPSISQLSEIIQAIPSESGAKGCNTFDKDSQPGLADDTTAPSINDGNRHLIQHYLEVLQGYSKVEDRSKDANNLFISAFTQSLSFPPLFYAILGFSASHLCMTDPSYAEQARKFERLAEQSYDSYKRTHSSEIEGFLSALFVRIKTVHVMGRGVDLFFGMIAEVVNIISTEQGEKALENPNSLSRRLVLRLALLDARAGCFRLGGGQLIERLRLSPSFSFIFDFETSTAPPVGAAIRLLRADILRKQVGDLDMQLHKQSEGHAIVSPPVRIGQVKALYETIQREIARCEREMMTDDEDRDALAQEAMDSAVYNYHVVSSALHSALLYLYQVFVSNPSHSTVERPELKCNVASLIVSPRRFHCQDSSLPAQNSPRSVSHKLAILNPPRRALHGWFVHH; encoded by the exons ATGCATG ATTGTGGGATTGTGCAAGATGTGAGCCACGGTGAAGCCTCCGGAACTCCACATCCCGTGTCCGATGCGACAAAAGGCACCGTTGAGAATCGTCTACAGAGCGGCGAAAATGCACCTGGGCAACTTTCGTGGTTCCCATTCCCGTCGGATGACATCGGAGATCTCGCGCTAGACTTCGACATCGGATATGACTCTTTGGGCGTCTATCCAGAGGAAGACGCACTTCAATTCATGACATTGAATGCTGAGTCTCCATCCATTTCTCAGCTATCGGAGATCATACAAGCTATCCCTTCTGAGTCAGGGGCGAAAGGCTGCAATACGTTTGACAAGGACTCTCAGCCAGGGCTTGCCGACGACACTACCGCCCCTTCCATCAACGACGGGAACCGTCATTTGATACAACATTATCTTGAGGTTCTTCAGGGCTACTCCAAGGTCGAAGATCGCTCCAAGGACGCAAACAACCTATTTATATCAGCATTCACCCAGTCACTCTCTTTTCCGCCCCTCTTTTATGCTATCCTCGGGTTCTCAGCCTCACATCTATGCATGACGGACCCATCATACGCCGAGCAGGCACGCAAATTTGAGCGGCTAGCAGAGCAGTCGTACGACTCATACAAACGAACCCACAGCTCAGAGATAGAGGGCTTCCTCTCTGCTTTGTTTGTTCGCATCAAAACCGTACACGTGATGGGACGCGGTGTCGACTTGTTCTTTGGTATGATTGCCGAGGTTGTCAACATTATCTCGACTGAGCAAGGGGAGAAGGCACTCGAAAACCCAAATAGCCTATCCCGGCGGCTCGTCCTTCGGCTCGCGCTTCTGGATGCGCGAGCCGGATGCTTCAGGCTGGGAGGTGGGCAGCTTATTGAGCGGCTCCGACTATCCCCTAGTTTCTCCTTCATCTTCGACTTTGAGACGTCCACTGCTCCCCCTGTTGGGGCAGCAATACGCTTGCTTCGTGCGGATATCCTTCGCAAGCAAGTCGGTGACCTTGACATGCAACTACACAAGCAATCGGAAGGACACGCCATTGTCTCGCCGCCAGTTCGGATAGGACAAGTAAAAGCCCTTTACGAGACCATACAACGTGAAATTGCCCGATGCGAGCGGGAGATGATgacagacgacgaggaccggGACGCCCTGGCACAGGAGGCAATGGATTCGGCAGTCTACAATTACCATGTCGTCTCTTCAGCCCTTCATTCGGCTCTTCTATACCTCTATCAGGTCTTCGTGAGTAACCCTAGCCACAGTACTGTCGAACGTCCCGAGCTGAAGTGCAATGTAGCCAGTCTCATCGTTTCGCCCCGACGTTTCCATTGCCAGGATTCTTCGCTTCCAGCTCAGAATTCACCGCGATCCGTCTCGCACAAACTCGCCATCCTCAATCCTCCCCGTCGCGCTCTTCATGGCTGGTTTGTCCACCACTGA
- a CDS encoding uncharacterized protein (COG:S~EggNog:ENOG503P4WP), giving the protein MSLGIAPAGRPKWSSNQKDLHWPVANEPAVFDVTDLILRMNRRSCIARRKDNHHPKLGQAICNVSPSTCSMMANIVSSHRTERINRGARIPSLCAASTASSASSAEAGS; this is encoded by the coding sequence ATGTCGCTGGGCATTGCTCCCGCAGGCAGACCGAAATGGTCGTCCAACCAAAAAGACCTACACTGGCCGGTGGCTAATGAGCCGGCTGTTTTCGACGTGACAGATCTCATTTTGCGGATGAATCGCCGCAGCTGCATTGCCAGACGTAAAGACAACCACCACCCTAAACTCGGCCAAGCAATTTGCAACGTGTCCCCTTCAACGTGCTCCATGATGGCAAATATCGTGTCTTCACATCGGACTGAGCGTATAAACCGCGGCGCGCGAATCCCAAGTCTGTGTGCGGCTTCCACCGCCTCGAGTGCATCTTCAGCCGAGGCTGGGTCGTAG